The following are encoded together in the Saliniramus fredricksonii genome:
- a CDS encoding peroxiredoxin yields the protein MNQPNLQSVDWSAISAPEDDGAAAHLTGARMPDITLPATDGSEVALGRLNGWSVLFFYPMTGRPDQPLPDGWDQIPGARGCTPQSCAFRDLSRDLADCGVSSLYGISTQTTAYQREAAERLHLPFPLLSDADLALAEALSLPTLQVEGMVLIKRLTLILRDDRIEKVFYPVFPPDRNAGDVLAYLRAQ from the coding sequence GTGAACCAGCCAAACCTCCAATCCGTCGACTGGTCCGCCATCTCCGCGCCCGAGGATGACGGCGCGGCGGCGCATCTGACCGGGGCGCGCATGCCCGATATCACGCTTCCGGCGACGGATGGCAGCGAAGTCGCGCTTGGGCGCCTGAATGGCTGGAGCGTGCTCTTCTTCTATCCGATGACGGGGCGGCCGGATCAGCCCCTGCCGGACGGATGGGACCAGATCCCCGGGGCACGCGGCTGCACGCCGCAATCCTGCGCCTTCCGCGATCTCTCACGCGACCTCGCCGATTGCGGCGTCTCGTCGCTCTACGGCATCTCGACGCAAACGACGGCTTATCAGCGCGAAGCGGCGGAGCGCCTGCATCTGCCGTTTCCGCTGCTATCGGATGCCGATCTCGCCCTGGCCGAGGCGCTCTCGCTACCAACCTTGCAGGTTGAAGGGATGGTCCTGATCAAGCGGCTGACGCTTATTCTGCGCGATGATCGCATCGAGAAGGTATTCTACCCGGTCTTCCCGCCGGACCGGAATGCCGGTGATGTACTGGCCTATCTGCGGGCGCAGTGA
- a CDS encoding DUF6880 family protein, with translation MASRTTLNAANLKALGAERLAELLIEISTGDAAAKRKLRLALAGAQSPKDAAREVNKRLTSIARARTFVNWQNRKKLVDDLETQRRAIVDQIAPADPQEALDLIWRFLAVADPVFERCDDSSGTVIGIFHQALSDLADIATKAEADPRVTADRVFAALQDNGFGQYDGIITILAPLLGETGLTHLEQRITEYGREEITVPPPEERRAVAYGLNITIYADEMRARQRDSMVRMALMEIADARGDVDAFIAQYDTETRAVPQIAAEIAIRLLEDERPEEALGFIEGAQREDGRFVPEAWHAARLATLDALGRRDEAQAARWQLFENELSVAFLRDYLKNLPDFDDIEAEQKAMDHAAAHKDPLVALHFFLEWPAPDRAAALLIAQRAKINGDHYEILTPAAEALRNAHPLAATIALRAMIDFTLTQARSSRYGHAARHLATCADLAKQIADFGGIEDHETYQSRLKREHGRKQAFWARVSGG, from the coding sequence ATGGCCTCACGCACCACACTCAATGCGGCGAATCTGAAGGCTCTGGGCGCAGAGCGTCTGGCGGAACTGCTGATCGAGATCAGCACTGGTGACGCAGCGGCGAAACGCAAGCTGCGTCTCGCGCTGGCTGGTGCGCAAAGCCCGAAGGACGCCGCGCGCGAAGTCAACAAGCGGCTGACCAGCATCGCTCGCGCCAGAACCTTCGTGAACTGGCAAAACCGCAAGAAGCTCGTTGACGACCTGGAGACGCAGCGCCGCGCCATTGTCGACCAGATCGCGCCAGCGGATCCGCAGGAGGCACTCGATCTGATCTGGCGTTTTCTCGCAGTCGCCGATCCGGTTTTCGAGCGCTGCGACGACAGCAGCGGTACGGTGATCGGGATCTTTCATCAAGCGCTTTCCGATCTCGCCGATATCGCGACGAAAGCGGAGGCGGATCCCCGGGTCACGGCGGATCGCGTCTTCGCCGCTTTGCAAGATAACGGGTTCGGTCAGTATGATGGCATCATCACGATCCTCGCTCCCCTGCTCGGCGAAACCGGGCTCACCCATCTGGAACAGCGCATCACGGAATACGGGCGCGAAGAGATCACGGTTCCGCCGCCGGAGGAGCGGCGCGCGGTTGCGTATGGGCTGAACATCACGATCTATGCAGATGAGATGCGCGCGCGCCAGCGCGACAGCATGGTCCGGATGGCGCTCATGGAGATTGCCGATGCGAGGGGCGATGTCGATGCCTTCATTGCGCAATATGATACCGAGACCCGCGCGGTCCCGCAGATCGCCGCCGAGATCGCCATCCGTCTCCTCGAAGACGAGCGCCCGGAGGAGGCGCTCGGCTTTATCGAGGGCGCGCAGCGTGAGGACGGGCGGTTCGTTCCAGAGGCCTGGCACGCGGCGCGTCTGGCGACGCTCGATGCGCTGGGGCGTCGGGATGAGGCGCAGGCTGCGCGCTGGCAGCTGTTCGAAAATGAACTGTCAGTCGCCTTTCTGCGCGATTATCTGAAGAATCTGCCCGATTTCGACGATATCGAAGCCGAGCAAAAGGCCATGGATCATGCCGCTGCGCACAAGGATCCACTCGTCGCCCTGCATTTCTTTCTGGAATGGCCCGCGCCCGATCGTGCTGCAGCGTTACTGATCGCGCAGCGCGCGAAGATCAACGGGGATCACTACGAAATCCTCACGCCCGCTGCCGAGGCCCTTCGCAACGCTCATCCGCTGGCCGCGACCATAGCCTTGCGGGCGATGATTGACTTCACCCTGACGCAAGCGCGCTCCTCGCGCTATGGCCACGCGGCGCGGCATCTGGCGACATGTGCTGATCTCGCCAAGCAGATTGCGGATTTTGGGGGAATCGAGGACCATGAGACTTATCAGTCCCGGCTGAAGCGGGAGCATGGCCGCAAGCAGGCGTTCTGGGCGCGTGTATCCGGAGGCTGA
- the recO gene encoding DNA repair protein RecO: MEWSDEAIVLGVRRHGESGVLLELLTRDHGRHFGFLPGGRSRKTLPLIQPGNSLAVTWRARLDQHLGTLSVEATRLRAPGFINAPHALYGFAALAASLRFLPERDPHPALFDAVIHLSEALPDAESVGPLFVEFELRLLAELGFGLDFDSCAATGTQENLVYVSPRTGRAVSAQAGEPYREKLLTLPGFLVYEGPANRVSPQALAEAFALTGYFLQRWIYEPQDRAPPPERARFVESLTREEDPA, from the coding sequence ATGGAGTGGAGCGACGAGGCTATCGTTCTGGGTGTGCGCCGGCACGGCGAATCGGGGGTGCTCCTCGAATTGCTGACGCGCGACCACGGGCGGCATTTCGGCTTCCTGCCGGGCGGGCGCTCGCGCAAGACGCTGCCACTGATCCAGCCGGGGAACAGCCTGGCCGTGACCTGGCGGGCGCGGCTCGACCAGCATCTCGGCACCCTCTCCGTGGAGGCGACCCGGCTGCGTGCGCCGGGCTTCATCAATGCCCCGCACGCGCTCTACGGCTTCGCTGCGCTGGCCGCCTCCCTGCGCTTCCTGCCCGAGCGCGATCCGCATCCGGCACTTTTCGATGCGGTGATCCATCTCAGCGAGGCGCTGCCCGATGCCGAGAGCGTGGGGCCGCTTTTCGTAGAATTCGAGCTTCGGCTTCTGGCCGAGCTCGGCTTCGGCCTCGACTTCGACAGCTGCGCCGCGACGGGCACGCAGGAGAACCTCGTCTATGTCTCGCCGCGCACCGGGCGGGCGGTGAGTGCACAGGCGGGGGAGCCGTATCGTGAAAAACTCTTAACGCTGCCCGGATTTCTTGTGTATGAGGGGCCTGCAAACCGCGTTTCGCCGCAGGCGCTGGCTGAAGCCTTCGCGCTGACCGGCTACTTTCTCCAGCGCTGGATCTACGAGCCGCAGGACCGGGCGCCCCCGCCCGAGCGTGCGCGCTTCGTCGAAAGCCTGACCCGCGAGGAGGATCCCGCCTGA
- the parC gene encoding DNA topoisomerase IV subunit A translates to MGKPVNPPSDGEIESVALKSALEERYLAYALSTIMHRALPDARDGLKPVHRRILYGMQLLRLAPNSAFKKSAKVVGDVMGSFHPHGDQAIYDALVRLAQDFASRYPLVDGQGNFGNIDGDGAAAYRYTEARLTAVAGLLLEGIDEDAVDFRANYDGSTDEPSVLPAAFPNLLANGSQGIAVGMATSIPPHNAGELCDAALYLIEHPDTSSDQLLTFVPGPDFPTGGIIVERKEMIAEAYRTGRGGFRVRARWEKEDGGRGSWAAVITEIPYGIQKARLIEKIAELLQERKLPLVGDIRDESAEDVRVVIEPRARNVDPVLMMESLFKLSDLESRVPLNMNVLMGGTVPRVISLAEALRAWLDHRREVLLRRSRHRLGKIEHRLEILGGLLIIYLDLDRVIQIIREEDEPKQELMRVFELTELQANAILDTRLRALRKLEEMELKREFDELTEEKRQTEALLESETKQWKVVAKQIRDVRKAFGAETTLGKRRTSFADAPDTSDIDFTQAMVEREPITVIVSKKGWIRALKGHQNDLGNLQFKGDDALAFGFHAQTTSKILTLASNGRVFTLDAAKLPGGRGFGDPIRLMVDLEEDAEIVTAFVHEPGTKVLLVASDGRGFVAPTDQLVANTRKGKLALNVDGKAKAVICTPAAGDHIAIVGENRKLLAFPIDQVPEMTRGKGVRLQRYKDGGVSDAKVFTLAEGLTWLDTSGRTWTVTPEDLAGGWLGNRAEAGRLPPKGFPKTNRFS, encoded by the coding sequence ATGGGCAAGCCCGTAAATCCGCCATCTGACGGCGAAATCGAGAGCGTTGCGCTCAAGAGCGCGCTCGAGGAGCGCTATCTGGCCTATGCGCTCTCGACGATCATGCACCGCGCGCTGCCCGATGCCCGCGACGGGCTCAAGCCCGTGCATCGGCGCATTCTCTACGGCATGCAGCTGCTGCGGCTGGCGCCCAATTCCGCCTTCAAGAAATCCGCCAAGGTCGTCGGCGACGTGATGGGTTCCTTCCATCCCCATGGCGATCAGGCGATCTATGATGCGCTGGTACGTCTGGCGCAGGATTTCGCCTCGCGCTATCCGCTCGTCGACGGCCAGGGCAATTTCGGCAATATCGACGGCGACGGGGCCGCCGCCTATCGCTACACGGAAGCACGCCTGACGGCGGTGGCAGGGCTGCTGCTCGAAGGTATCGACGAGGATGCGGTCGATTTCCGCGCCAATTACGACGGCTCGACGGACGAGCCCTCGGTGCTTCCGGCGGCCTTCCCCAACCTGCTCGCGAATGGCTCGCAGGGCATCGCCGTGGGTATGGCCACCTCGATCCCGCCGCATAATGCGGGCGAGTTATGCGATGCCGCGCTCTATCTGATCGAGCATCCCGATACCAGTTCCGACCAGCTCCTGACCTTCGTCCCGGGCCCTGACTTCCCCACAGGCGGCATCATCGTCGAGCGCAAGGAGATGATCGCCGAGGCCTATCGCACCGGGCGCGGCGGGTTTCGCGTGCGCGCGCGCTGGGAGAAGGAGGATGGCGGGCGCGGCTCCTGGGCGGCGGTCATCACCGAGATTCCCTACGGCATCCAGAAAGCGCGGCTCATCGAGAAGATCGCCGAGCTCCTCCAGGAACGCAAATTGCCGCTCGTGGGCGATATCCGCGACGAATCGGCGGAGGATGTGCGCGTCGTCATCGAGCCGCGCGCGCGCAATGTCGATCCCGTGCTGATGATGGAATCGCTGTTCAAGCTCTCCGATCTTGAATCGCGGGTTCCGCTCAACATGAACGTGCTGATGGGCGGCACGGTGCCGCGCGTGATCAGCCTGGCCGAGGCCCTGCGCGCCTGGCTCGACCATCGCCGCGAGGTGCTGCTTCGCCGCTCGCGCCATCGGCTGGGCAAGATCGAGCACCGGCTCGAGATCCTGGGCGGGCTCCTGATCATCTATCTCGATCTCGACCGGGTGATCCAGATCATCCGCGAGGAGGACGAGCCCAAGCAGGAACTGATGCGCGTCTTCGAGCTCACCGAGCTGCAGGCCAACGCCATTCTCGATACCCGCCTGCGCGCCCTGCGCAAGCTGGAGGAGATGGAGCTCAAGCGCGAATTCGACGAACTCACCGAGGAAAAGCGGCAGACCGAGGCGCTGCTCGAATCCGAGACGAAACAGTGGAAGGTCGTCGCGAAGCAGATCCGGGACGTGCGCAAGGCCTTCGGGGCAGAGACCACGCTCGGCAAACGCCGCACCAGCTTCGCGGATGCGCCCGACACGTCCGATATCGATTTCACCCAGGCCATGGTCGAGCGCGAGCCGATCACCGTGATTGTCTCAAAGAAGGGCTGGATCCGGGCCCTGAAAGGGCATCAGAACGATCTGGGCAATCTGCAATTCAAGGGGGACGATGCCCTTGCCTTCGGCTTCCATGCGCAGACCACCTCGAAAATCCTCACGCTCGCCTCAAACGGGCGCGTCTTTACCCTCGATGCGGCCAAGCTGCCCGGGGGGCGCGGCTTCGGCGACCCGATCCGGCTGATGGTCGATCTCGAGGAGGATGCCGAGATCGTCACCGCCTTCGTGCACGAGCCCGGAACAAAGGTCCTGCTCGTCGCCTCCGACGGGCGTGGCTTCGTCGCACCCACGGACCAGCTCGTCGCCAATACGCGCAAGGGCAAGCTGGCGCTCAATGTCGACGGCAAGGCGAAGGCCGTGATCTGCACGCCGGCTGCGGGCGACCACATCGCCATCGTCGGCGAGAACCGCAAGCTGCTCGCCTTCCCGATCGACCAGGTGCCGGAAATGACACGCGGCAAGGGCGTGCGGCTGCAACGCTACAAGGATGGCGGCGTCTCCGACGCCAAGGTCTTCACCCTCGCCGAAGGGCTCACCTGGCTGGATACGTCGGGACGGACCTGGACCGTCACACCCGAGGATCTCGCCGGCGGCTGGCTCGGCAACCGCGCCGAGGCCGGACGCCTGCCACCGAAGGGTTTCCCCAAGACCAATCGTTTCAGCTGA
- the queA gene encoding tRNA preQ1(34) S-adenosylmethionine ribosyltransferase-isomerase QueA, protein MRVDEFDFELPEDRIALRPVEPRDAARMLVVRPGTTPELSDAQVRDLPDLLAPGDVLVLNDTRVIPARLYAKRVRGEIVAGVEIMLHKREGAARWRAFARPAKKLQPGDRLVFGSESAGPVCEAGRLEATIAGKAEGGDVAIDFDLAGPALDEAIAVIGELPLPPYIAGKRAADARDRADYQTIYAREEGAVAAPTAGLHFTDDLFARLNACGIARHFVTLHVGAGTFLPVKVEDTRDHRMHAETGFVSRETADALNAARAAGGRIVAVGTTSLRLLESAATEDGTIAPFAGDTDIFITPGYRFRAVDALMTNFHLPKSTLMMLVSALSGLDTMRRAYHHAVEAGYRFYSFGDSSLLFRDAAGQDGMKDDVDG, encoded by the coding sequence ATGCGCGTCGACGAATTCGATTTCGAGCTGCCCGAGGACCGGATCGCGCTACGCCCGGTCGAGCCGCGTGATGCGGCGCGCATGCTCGTCGTGCGCCCCGGCACCACGCCGGAGCTGAGCGACGCGCAGGTGCGCGACCTGCCCGATCTGCTTGCACCCGGCGACGTGCTCGTCCTCAACGATACCCGCGTCATTCCCGCCCGCCTGTATGCGAAGCGCGTGCGCGGCGAGATCGTGGCTGGCGTCGAGATCATGCTGCACAAGCGCGAGGGCGCGGCGCGCTGGCGCGCCTTCGCCCGCCCGGCCAAAAAGCTCCAGCCGGGCGATCGCCTCGTCTTCGGATCGGAAAGCGCGGGCCCCGTCTGCGAGGCGGGACGGCTGGAAGCCACGATCGCCGGGAAAGCCGAGGGCGGCGACGTCGCGATCGATTTCGACCTTGCCGGCCCCGCCCTCGACGAGGCCATCGCCGTCATCGGAGAACTCCCGCTGCCGCCCTATATCGCCGGCAAACGCGCGGCGGATGCGCGTGACCGGGCGGATTACCAGACGATCTATGCCCGCGAGGAAGGCGCCGTCGCCGCGCCCACGGCGGGTCTGCATTTCACCGACGACCTGTTCGCGCGGCTCAATGCGTGCGGCATTGCCCGCCATTTCGTTACCCTGCATGTGGGCGCGGGCACCTTCCTGCCGGTGAAGGTGGAGGATACGCGCGATCACCGGATGCATGCGGAAACGGGTTTCGTCTCGCGCGAAACGGCGGATGCGCTGAATGCGGCGCGCGCAGCCGGCGGGCGCATCGTGGCGGTGGGCACCACCTCCTTGCGGCTTCTGGAGAGCGCGGCGACCGAGGACGGCACCATCGCGCCCTTTGCCGGCGATACCGACATCTTCATCACGCCCGGCTATCGCTTTCGCGCGGTCGATGCGCTGATGACCAATTTCCACCTGCCGAAATCCACGCTGATGATGCTCGTATCCGCCCTCAGCGGCCTCGACACCATGCGCCGGGCCTATCACCATGCGGTGGAAGCGGGTTATCGCTTCTACAGTTTCGGCGATTCGAGCCTGCTGTTTCGTGACGCCGCCGGGCAGGACGGCATGAAGGATGACGTTGATGGCTGA
- the tgt gene encoding tRNA guanosine(34) transglycosylase Tgt, with amino-acid sequence MADEFMFTLTGTDGAARTGEIRMPRGVIRTPAFMPVGTAGTVKAMYPDQVKVLGADVVLGNTYHLMLRPGAERVARLGGLHAFMNWPYPILTDSGGFQVMSLAGLRKIEESGVTFQSHIDGSRHVLTPERSIEIQGLLGSDIQMQLDECVKLPASEEVVAKAMHLSLRWAERCRIAFGEQPGKAMFGIVQGGDVPHLRVESARELVGLDLKGYGIGGLAVGEPQHVMLSMIESVEPHLPREKPRYLMGVGTPDDIVEAVRRGVDMFDCVMPTRAGRHGMAYTRAGRLNLKNARYAEDLSPLDPESTCPASNGYSRAYLHHLVRANEILAMMLLTWNNLAYYQDLMAGLRKAIREERLEDFIAQTKEGWEKGERERKAG; translated from the coding sequence ATGGCTGATGAATTCATGTTCACGCTGACGGGCACGGACGGCGCGGCGCGCACCGGCGAAATCCGCATGCCGCGCGGCGTCATCCGCACCCCCGCCTTCATGCCGGTGGGTACTGCGGGCACCGTCAAGGCGATGTATCCCGATCAGGTGAAGGTGCTGGGCGCCGACGTCGTGCTCGGCAATACCTATCACCTGATGCTGCGCCCGGGCGCCGAGCGCGTCGCGCGGCTCGGCGGGCTGCATGCCTTCATGAACTGGCCCTATCCGATCCTGACTGATTCCGGCGGTTTCCAGGTGATGTCGCTCGCGGGCCTGCGCAAGATCGAGGAGAGCGGCGTCACCTTCCAGTCGCATATCGATGGCTCGCGCCACGTGCTGACGCCCGAGCGCTCGATCGAGATACAGGGGCTGCTCGGCTCCGACATCCAGATGCAGCTCGATGAATGCGTCAAACTCCCCGCCTCCGAGGAGGTGGTCGCGAAAGCCATGCATCTGTCGCTGCGCTGGGCAGAGCGCTGCAGGATCGCCTTCGGCGAGCAACCCGGCAAGGCGATGTTCGGCATCGTCCAGGGCGGTGACGTGCCGCATCTGCGCGTCGAGAGCGCGCGCGAGCTCGTCGGGCTTGATCTGAAGGGCTACGGCATAGGCGGGCTCGCGGTGGGTGAGCCGCAGCATGTCATGCTCTCCATGATCGAATCGGTGGAGCCGCATCTGCCGCGCGAGAAGCCGCGTTACCTGATGGGCGTCGGCACGCCGGACGACATCGTCGAGGCGGTGCGGCGCGGGGTCGACATGTTCGACTGCGTGATGCCCACCCGCGCCGGGCGTCACGGCATGGCCTATACCCGGGCAGGCCGGCTCAATCTCAAGAACGCCCGCTACGCCGAAGACCTTTCCCCCCTCGACCCGGAATCCACCTGCCCCGCATCAAACGGCTATTCCCGCGCCTATCTCCACCACCTCGTGCGCGCCAACGAAATCCTCGCCATGATGCTCCTGACCTGGAACAACCTCGCCTATTATCAGGACCTCATGGCCGGCCTGCGCAAGGCGATCCGCGAGGAGCGGCTGGAGGATTTCATCGCGCAGACGAAAGAGGGCTGGGAGAAGGGCGAGCGGGAGCGCAAGGCGGGGTGA
- a CDS encoding helix-turn-helix domain-containing protein, protein MDVKPIRNHADLERALTEVEQYFDNPPARGTPAADRFDVLTDLIEAHESKHYPINAPDPRIHGHARIQTD, encoded by the coding sequence ATGGACGTGAAGCCGATCAGGAACCACGCAGATCTTGAGCGGGCGCTGACCGAGGTCGAACAGTATTTCGATAACCCGCCCGCACGTGGCACGCCGGCGGCAGACCGTTTCGACGTCCTGACCGACCTCATCGAGGCGCATGAGAGCAAACACTACCCGATCAATGCGCCGGATCCGCGAATACATGGCCACGCGCGCATTCAAACAGACTGA
- a CDS encoding DUF302 domain-containing protein, with amino-acid sequence MSYTHDRMIEAASFDAVDARVRAALAERGFGVLTEIDVKATLKAKIDVDLDDYRILGACNPSMAHKAIGIEPRVGAMLPCNVILRAVEGGVEISAVDPVISMKAIDNAALHQIATEVRAMLVEAVDAA; translated from the coding sequence ATGAGCTATACCCATGACAGGATGATCGAAGCGGCTTCGTTCGACGCCGTGGACGCGCGCGTACGGGCGGCACTGGCGGAACGCGGGTTTGGCGTTCTCACGGAAATCGACGTCAAAGCAACATTGAAGGCGAAAATCGACGTCGATCTCGATGATTATCGTATCCTCGGCGCCTGCAACCCGTCGATGGCGCACAAGGCCATCGGGATCGAGCCACGGGTCGGAGCCATGCTCCCCTGCAACGTCATCCTGCGCGCGGTCGAGGGCGGTGTCGAGATCAGTGCGGTCGATCCCGTCATCTCGATGAAGGCCATCGACAACGCGGCACTCCACCAGATCGCGACCGAAGTCAGGGCCATGCTGGTCGAGGCTGTCGATGCCGCCTGA
- a CDS encoding histidine kinase dimerization/phosphoacceptor domain -containing protein has protein sequence MQSLEARRHLENAHRRILAVATMEQQLQLPHEDNDVEIATYLHRLCASLTESVVADSTCIAIKVDADARMVPAEIAMSLGLIVTELVINALKHAFIADTDGRITVTYHVGGTELAPGRFR, from the coding sequence ATGCAGTCTTTGGAGGCACGCCGGCATCTGGAGAACGCACATCGGCGGATTCTGGCAGTGGCGACCATGGAGCAGCAACTCCAGTTGCCACATGAAGACAACGATGTCGAAATTGCCACCTATCTCCATCGACTCTGCGCGAGTCTGACGGAATCGGTGGTCGCGGATTCCACGTGTATCGCGATCAAGGTCGATGCGGATGCGCGCATGGTGCCGGCGGAAATTGCCATGAGTCTGGGGCTCATCGTCACCGAACTGGTGATCAATGCCCTCAAGCACGCTTTCATCGCCGATACTGATGGTCGAATCACGGTGACTTATCATGTCGGAGGGACAGAACTGGCACCTGGTCGTTTCCGATAA
- a CDS encoding transglutaminase-like domain-containing protein, with product MRGEAFAKQISQGFMRVIIDVAMDYAVTQADPPVLALTAAEVAGQSVRESRLDIENAALRRAEGEGGIGERIWAFLQGTQLSLRYRATVDVERRACVLNSLGAEPVHALPDDVFTFVRPSRYCPSDLLAAFAEREFGHLQGGEKIAAMAHWIAGALTYSPASSGPATTAVDTFVSREGVCRDYAHLMCGLARAASVPARYTSGYSAGVVPPDFHAVAEIWLDGAWHLVDPTGMSSPTDFVVIGSGRDAGDVPFMETEKPAFLIRQNVAVTNDIPV from the coding sequence GTGCGGGGCGAGGCATTTGCGAAGCAGATCAGTCAGGGATTCATGCGAGTCATCATCGACGTAGCCATGGATTACGCCGTTACGCAGGCCGATCCCCCGGTATTGGCGCTGACGGCTGCGGAGGTGGCGGGTCAATCCGTGCGCGAAAGCAGGCTCGATATTGAAAACGCCGCCCTGCGTCGCGCGGAAGGCGAGGGCGGCATCGGGGAGCGTATCTGGGCGTTTCTCCAAGGCACGCAGTTGAGCCTGCGCTATCGCGCCACTGTCGATGTGGAGCGCCGCGCTTGTGTGCTGAACAGCCTGGGCGCCGAGCCTGTGCATGCGCTTCCGGATGATGTTTTTACATTCGTGCGCCCGTCGCGGTATTGCCCTTCCGATCTCCTCGCTGCTTTTGCCGAGAGGGAATTCGGTCATCTGCAGGGCGGTGAAAAGATCGCTGCGATGGCGCATTGGATCGCCGGCGCGCTCACATACAGTCCCGCAAGTTCGGGGCCTGCGACCACCGCAGTCGACACATTCGTATCCCGTGAGGGGGTATGTCGGGATTATGCTCACTTGATGTGCGGCCTGGCCCGCGCCGCTTCCGTTCCGGCGCGATATACTTCCGGTTACAGCGCCGGTGTCGTCCCGCCGGATTTTCATGCGGTCGCCGAAATATGGCTGGATGGCGCCTGGCATCTCGTCGATCCGACGGGAATGAGTTCTCCCACGGATTTCGTCGTCATTGGCTCGGGCCGCGATGCCGGCGATGTTCCGTTCATGGAAACCGAGAAACCGGCATTCCTCATTCGCCAGAATGTCGCTGTCACAAACGATATCCCTGTCTGA
- a CDS encoding ChrR family anti-sigma-E factor, translated as MTTQEINHHEETALDTLLAHYARGALSAPLHVLVASHLELRPESRRFVGALEGVVASAIVQEDPVHISDRDARLAAIFAAEAESETPVRARSAYSGISGDVPHPLARYLGQSLTEVPWRSLLPGVKEYRIEDNEEGEAVLYWIKGGRKMPFHTHEGSEYTLVLKGAFSDLNGHYGRGDIAIADADVDHRPIADPDADCFCFAVTDAPLKLTGPIGRIVQRFFIKH; from the coding sequence GTGACGACGCAAGAAATCAATCATCACGAAGAGACGGCTCTGGACACGCTGCTGGCGCACTATGCCCGTGGTGCCCTGAGTGCGCCGCTGCATGTCCTGGTTGCAAGCCATCTGGAACTCCGGCCTGAAAGCCGTCGTTTCGTCGGCGCATTGGAAGGCGTGGTGGCGTCGGCAATCGTACAGGAAGATCCGGTCCACATCAGTGACCGCGATGCGCGCCTCGCTGCGATCTTCGCCGCCGAGGCTGAGAGCGAGACTCCGGTGCGTGCCCGCTCCGCTTACTCTGGGATCTCCGGTGACGTGCCGCACCCGCTCGCGCGCTATCTCGGCCAGTCCCTGACGGAAGTGCCCTGGCGTTCGCTGTTGCCCGGTGTGAAGGAATACCGCATCGAGGATAACGAGGAAGGGGAGGCGGTGCTCTACTGGATCAAGGGCGGGCGCAAGATGCCTTTCCATACCCATGAGGGTTCTGAATACACCCTCGTGCTCAAGGGCGCCTTCAGTGATCTCAACGGCCATTACGGGCGTGGCGACATCGCCATCGCGGATGCGGATGTCGATCACCGTCCCATAGCCGATCCGGATGCGGATTGCTTTTGCTTCGCCGTCACGGATGCGCCCCTGAAACTGACCGGCCCGATCGGACGAATCGTGCAACGCTTCTTCATCAAGCACTGA
- a CDS encoding alanyl-tRNA editing protein, with amino-acid sequence MTEPLYRDAYLTEAGATVTSVHERGYILDATIFYPQGGGQPGDRGVLVTEDGREIPIETTLYAEDRKQIIHVPTDGAPALAEGDGVTCKLDWETRLPRMKIHSALHLLSVVLPYPVTGGAIGDGEGRLDFDIADAGLDKDEITAKLNELVGRDAAIRESWITDEELDANPDLVKTMSVKPPRGAGRIRMIEIDGIDYQPCGGTHVKSTAEIGSVQVTQIQKKGKQNRRVRIVLA; translated from the coding sequence GTGACCGAACCGCTTTACCGCGATGCCTACCTCACCGAAGCCGGCGCAACCGTGACCTCCGTGCACGAGCGTGGTTACATTCTCGACGCCACGATCTTTTATCCGCAAGGCGGTGGCCAGCCCGGTGACCGGGGCGTCCTCGTGACGGAAGACGGGCGGGAAATTCCCATTGAAACAACACTCTATGCGGAGGATCGCAAGCAGATCATCCATGTCCCCACCGATGGCGCGCCGGCGCTCGCGGAGGGCGACGGGGTCACCTGCAAGCTCGATTGGGAGACCCGTCTGCCGCGCATGAAGATTCACTCGGCCCTGCATCTGCTCAGCGTCGTCCTGCCCTATCCGGTCACCGGCGGCGCGATCGGGGATGGCGAGGGCCGGCTCGATTTCGATATCGCGGATGCCGGCCTCGACAAGGACGAGATCACCGCGAAACTCAATGAACTCGTCGGTCGGGATGCGGCCATCCGCGAATCATGGATCACTGATGAAGAACTCGACGCCAATCCCGATCTCGTCAAGACCATGTCGGTGAAACCGCCGCGCGGCGCCGGGCGCATTCGCATGATCGAGATCGACGGGATCGACTACCAGCCCTGTGGCGGAACCCATGTGAAGAGCACGGCCGAGATCGGCAGCGTTCAGGTCACGCAGATCCAGAAGAAGGGCAAGCAGAACCGACGCGTGCGCATCGTGCTCGCGTGA